Proteins encoded within one genomic window of Actinomycetota bacterium:
- the murA gene encoding UDP-N-acetylglucosamine 1-carboxyvinyltransferase, with the protein MELLKVVGGVRLQGVVRVTGAKNSVLKLMAAALLAEGSTTLLDVPDILDVEIMAELLRRLGCSVVHEREEQSVVIDVPATLEHRADYDLVRRMRASICVLGPLLARCGVADVALPGGDNIGSRGLNMHIEGLIRLGATAVSEHGYLIASSNGRLQGASIYLDFPSVGATETILMAAVTAKGETVIDNVAREPEIIDICQMLIAMGANIDGLGSSTLTVFGVDALHPVTHRAVPDRIVAGTWAAAAAITQGDITVRNAQVGHLQIALEKLQIAGADISELDDGFRVVMHERPRAVDIVTLPYPGFPTDLQPQFIALNSVADGAALVTENLFEARFRFVQELGRLGADIRIDGHHALVRGRPQLSGAPVDATDIRAGAGLVLAGLVAEGETTISGVSHIDRGYAGFVPDLIRLGAQISRVSVKGESSSALL; encoded by the coding sequence GTGGAACTTCTCAAGGTGGTCGGCGGTGTTCGACTGCAGGGGGTGGTCCGCGTCACTGGCGCCAAGAATTCCGTGCTGAAGTTGATGGCAGCTGCACTACTCGCCGAGGGCAGCACCACCCTCTTGGACGTCCCCGACATTCTCGACGTCGAGATCATGGCCGAGCTGCTTCGCCGGCTTGGTTGCTCGGTAGTGCACGAGCGCGAGGAGCAGTCGGTCGTCATCGATGTTCCCGCGACTCTCGAGCATCGAGCCGACTACGACCTCGTGCGACGCATGCGCGCTTCCATCTGTGTGCTCGGTCCGCTGCTTGCGCGCTGTGGCGTTGCCGACGTTGCACTGCCAGGCGGTGACAACATTGGATCTCGCGGTTTGAACATGCACATCGAGGGCCTCATTCGACTCGGCGCTACTGCAGTCAGCGAACACGGCTACCTCATTGCCTCGTCAAACGGCCGGCTTCAAGGGGCGTCCATCTACCTGGACTTTCCCAGCGTCGGAGCAACCGAGACCATCCTGATGGCTGCCGTGACGGCCAAGGGCGAGACGGTCATCGACAACGTGGCTCGTGAACCAGAAATCATCGACATCTGCCAAATGCTCATTGCGATGGGCGCAAACATCGATGGCCTTGGTTCGTCAACGCTGACGGTGTTTGGGGTCGATGCTCTGCACCCCGTTACTCATCGCGCAGTTCCTGATCGCATTGTTGCTGGGACCTGGGCAGCAGCCGCGGCCATCACTCAAGGCGACATCACAGTGCGCAATGCGCAGGTCGGGCACCTGCAGATTGCTCTGGAGAAACTTCAGATCGCCGGCGCTGATATCAGTGAACTGGACGATGGATTTCGCGTTGTCATGCACGAGCGACCACGTGCTGTCGACATCGTCACTCTTCCGTATCCAGGGTTTCCGACCGATCTACAGCCGCAGTTCATTGCCTTGAATTCTGTTGCCGATGGTGCCGCACTGGTCACTGAAAATCTCTTCGAGGCACGGTTCAGATTTGTCCAGGAACTGGGACGGCTAGGAGCCGATATTCGCATTGACGGGCACCACGCACTCGTGCGCGGTCGACCCCAACTCTCGGGCGCACCTGTTGATGCAACAGATATTCGTGCGGGGGCAGGCTTGGTGCTCGCTGGCCTGGTAGCCGAGGGTGAGACCACGATCTCTGGGGTCTCACATATTGACCGTGGCTATGCCGGTTTCGTGCCCGACCTGATTCGGCTCGGCGCTCAGATCAGCCGGGTGTCGGTTAAGGGCGAGAGTTCTTCAGCACTTCTGTAG
- a CDS encoding cob(I)yrinic acid a,c-diamide adenosyltransferase: protein MVNLTRIYTRTGDDGTTSLGDMSRTGKNDPRLKAYADVDESNSAIGVVVAMKELPDDVTALLVRIQNDLFDVGADLCTPVVDDPPHEPLRVTQPYIDALEHACDEYNGRLQPLRSFVLPGGTPAAAGLHLARTVVRRAERSTWAALDTYHGGMNPLTATYLNRLSDLLFILSRLANLSAGGDVLWEPGRNIKDA, encoded by the coding sequence ATGGTGAATCTGACGCGCATCTATACCCGCACTGGTGATGACGGCACTACTTCACTCGGCGACATGAGTCGGACCGGCAAGAACGATCCGCGGCTCAAGGCCTACGCCGACGTCGACGAGAGCAACAGCGCAATCGGCGTGGTCGTGGCTATGAAGGAACTCCCCGACGACGTGACTGCACTTCTCGTGCGCATCCAGAACGATCTCTTCGACGTCGGTGCTGATCTGTGCACCCCAGTGGTAGACGATCCGCCGCATGAGCCCTTGCGTGTCACGCAGCCGTACATCGATGCCCTTGAGCACGCGTGCGATGAGTACAACGGGCGGCTGCAACCGTTGCGCTCGTTCGTCCTTCCCGGGGGCACCCCGGCTGCCGCCGGCTTGCACCTTGCGCGCACAGTAGTTCGGCGTGCAGAGCGGAGCACCTGGGCGGCACTTGATACCTATCACGGCGGCATGAATCCGCTCACTGCTACCTATTTGAATCGACTCAGTGACCTGCTGTTCATCCTTTCCCGCCTTGCGAATCTCTCCGCTGGCGGTGACGTGCTCTGGGAGCCTGGCCGCAACATCAAGGACGCCTGA
- a CDS encoding F0F1 ATP synthase subunit epsilon, translated as MAELDVSIVAVERKIWSGKATFLFTRTTSGEIGILPHHIPLVARLVDDAMVRVEREGEDDLRIAVDGGYLSVTEAGVTILAESAEFASEIDEDEAKTDAASDDPSTAAHGRARLRALGQLD; from the coding sequence ATGGCCGAATTGGACGTCTCCATCGTTGCCGTGGAGCGCAAAATCTGGTCGGGAAAGGCGACTTTCTTGTTCACCCGTACGACATCGGGCGAAATCGGAATCTTGCCCCACCACATCCCGCTGGTGGCTCGACTCGTCGATGATGCGATGGTTCGGGTCGAGCGCGAGGGCGAGGACGACCTGCGCATTGCGGTTGACGGGGGCTACCTGTCAGTGACCGAGGCGGGCGTCACCATCCTGGCGGAGTCCGCAGAGTTCGCGTCTGAGATCGATGAGGACGAGGCCAAGACCGACGCGGCCTCGGACGATCCGAGTACCGCGGCTCACGGTCGAGCACGGCTACGAGCGCTTGGCCAGCTTGACTAG